In a single window of the Massilia oculi genome:
- a CDS encoding FliG C-terminal domain-containing protein, which yields MADQNNFEDDDAVALTSVEQAAIVLLSIGEEQAAAVLRCLERDELMELTQVMSRMSGIKVDAVKSALQSFFDDYRQQSGLHGASRSYLKRSLDLALGSDIANSVLNTIYGDAIRPMMARLQYASPRWLAEFVSSEHVQMQAVFLAFLPPALASQILEALPVEGRELVLLNMARLDEIDRDVLHELEELVNRCLAALDTQSASVEGVRQVADILNRLQDNRAGMVELLRAHDPEVVSQIEMSMYDFFILSRQTEQVITRLLDDVPLEQWAIALKGAEAPLRDAILAAMPRRQAQSFEDLMRRSGPVPMSRIEQTRREIMATVKELADAGEIDIQLFAEATAE from the coding sequence ATGGCCGACCAGAATAATTTCGAGGACGACGACGCCGTCGCCCTGACCTCGGTCGAACAGGCCGCGATCGTGCTGCTGTCGATCGGCGAAGAGCAGGCGGCCGCCGTGCTGCGCTGCCTCGAGCGCGACGAATTGATGGAGCTCACCCAGGTGATGTCGCGCATGAGCGGCATCAAGGTCGACGCCGTCAAATCGGCGCTCCAATCCTTCTTCGACGACTACCGCCAGCAGAGCGGCCTGCACGGCGCCTCGCGCAGCTACCTCAAGCGCTCGCTCGACCTGGCGCTGGGCAGCGACATCGCCAACAGCGTGCTCAACACGATCTATGGCGACGCGATCCGCCCGATGATGGCGCGCCTGCAGTATGCCTCGCCGCGCTGGCTGGCCGAATTCGTCTCGAGCGAGCACGTGCAGATGCAGGCCGTGTTCCTGGCCTTCCTTCCGCCGGCGCTGGCGTCCCAGATCCTGGAAGCGCTGCCGGTCGAGGGTCGTGAACTGGTCTTGCTGAACATGGCGCGCCTCGACGAGATCGACCGCGACGTGCTGCACGAACTCGAAGAGCTGGTCAATCGCTGCCTGGCCGCGCTCGATACGCAGAGCGCCAGCGTCGAGGGCGTGCGCCAGGTCGCCGACATCCTCAACCGCCTGCAGGACAACCGCGCCGGCATGGTCGAGCTGCTGCGGGCCCACGATCCCGAGGTGGTGTCGCAGATCGAGATGTCGATGTACGACTTCTTCATCCTGTCGCGCCAGACCGAACAGGTCATCACCCGCCTGCTCGACGACGTGCCGCTGGAACAGTGGGCGATCGCGCTCAAGGGCGCCGAGGCGCCGCTGCGCGACGCCATCCTGGCCGCCATGCCACGCCGCCAGGCCCAGAGCTTCGAAGACCTGATGCGCCGTTCGGGCCCGGTCCCGATGTCGCGCATCGAGCAGACCCGCCGCGAGATCATGGCCACCGTCAAGGAACTGGCCGACGCCGGCGAAATCGACATCCAGCTGTTTGCCGAGGCGACCGCCGAATGA
- the fliH gene encoding flagellar assembly protein FliH — protein sequence MKPFRSFHFPPLHQVSKARPAGSDGVGSTEEWQSALADGYRQGQREGYEAGLDQGRAEGYPRGEAEGRERGMEEGRASALARFDELARPVDAILESLGQLKADLRAAQRNEVVELVGKIARQVIRAELALQPVQLLALVEEALAVMPPSRDEVEVFMNPEELRRVQELDPKRARAWTLLPDPALEPGECRVRSGDNEVDAGCQGRLKAVMEQVHDQLMTEEPTP from the coding sequence ATGAAGCCGTTCAGGTCCTTTCACTTCCCGCCGCTGCACCAGGTCAGCAAGGCGCGTCCGGCCGGTTCGGACGGCGTCGGCTCGACCGAGGAATGGCAGAGCGCGCTGGCCGACGGCTACCGCCAGGGACAGCGCGAAGGCTACGAGGCCGGCCTCGACCAGGGCCGCGCCGAAGGCTACCCGCGCGGCGAGGCCGAGGGCCGCGAGCGCGGAATGGAAGAAGGCCGCGCCAGCGCGCTGGCCCGTTTCGACGAGCTGGCGCGCCCGGTCGACGCCATCCTGGAAAGCCTGGGACAGCTGAAGGCCGACCTGCGCGCGGCCCAGCGCAACGAAGTGGTCGAACTGGTCGGCAAGATCGCGCGCCAGGTGATCCGCGCCGAGCTGGCGCTGCAGCCGGTCCAGTTGCTGGCCCTGGTCGAAGAAGCGCTGGCGGTGATGCCGCCGTCGCGCGACGAAGTCGAAGTGTTCATGAACCCCGAGGAACTGCGCCGGGTGCAGGAACTCGATCCCAAGCGCGCCCGCGCCTGGACCCTGCTGCCCGACCCGGCCCTGGAGCCGGGCGAGTGCCGCGTGCGCTCCGGCGACAATGAAGTCGACGCCGGCTGCCAGGGCCGCCTGAAGGCGGTGATGGAGCAGGTTCACGACCAGCTCATGACGGAAGAGCCGACGCCATGA
- the fliI gene encoding flagellar protein export ATPase FliI, whose amino-acid sequence MMALADSLRAVDIGAVPVATPTGRLVGAQGLLLESSGCRLHTGQRCRIEKVDGEWLDAQVVGFRDKVSYLMPFKKATGLATGARVLPTPDKSDLMIGPSWLGRMVNGLGEPIDGLGRLGGDQPLSTTPPRVNPLKKAPVEEPLDVGVRAINAMLTIGKGQRVGLMAGSGVGKSVLLGLITRQTVADVIVVGLIGERNREVREFVERSLGPDGLKRAVLVVAPADESPLMRVMATEMCHAIAAHFRDRGQNVLLLCDSLTRYAMALREVALSLGEPPATRGYPPSVFSNMPQLVESAGNGEHPRGSMSAIYTVLAEGDDQQDPVVDSARAILDGHIVLTRELAERGHYPAIDVAQSISRCMAQVVPQEHALAARKLKAAMARHARVRDLIPLGAYVPGADPETDRAVQLQPQIEAFLCQGTREEAPMDGCVDALKAMME is encoded by the coding sequence ATGATGGCCCTGGCCGATTCCTTGCGCGCCGTCGACATCGGCGCAGTGCCGGTGGCGACGCCGACCGGGCGCCTGGTCGGCGCCCAGGGGCTGCTGCTGGAGTCGAGCGGCTGCCGCCTGCACACGGGACAGCGCTGCCGCATCGAGAAAGTCGACGGCGAGTGGCTCGACGCGCAGGTGGTGGGCTTTCGCGACAAGGTGTCCTACCTGATGCCGTTCAAGAAGGCGACCGGCCTGGCCACCGGCGCGCGCGTGCTGCCCACGCCGGACAAGAGCGACCTGATGATCGGGCCTTCGTGGCTGGGACGCATGGTCAACGGCCTGGGCGAGCCGATCGACGGCCTGGGCCGCCTCGGCGGCGACCAGCCATTGTCGACCACCCCGCCGCGCGTCAATCCCCTGAAGAAGGCGCCGGTCGAGGAACCGCTCGACGTCGGCGTGCGCGCCATCAACGCCATGCTCACCATCGGCAAGGGCCAGCGCGTCGGCCTGATGGCCGGTTCCGGGGTCGGCAAGTCGGTGCTGCTGGGCCTGATCACGCGCCAGACCGTGGCCGACGTGATCGTGGTCGGCCTGATCGGCGAACGAAACCGCGAAGTGCGCGAATTCGTCGAGCGTTCGCTCGGCCCCGACGGCCTGAAACGCGCGGTGCTGGTGGTGGCGCCGGCCGACGAAAGCCCCCTGATGCGGGTGATGGCGACCGAGATGTGCCACGCGATCGCGGCCCATTTCCGCGACCGTGGCCAGAACGTGCTGCTGCTGTGCGATTCGCTGACCCGCTACGCGATGGCGCTGCGCGAAGTGGCGCTGTCGCTGGGCGAGCCGCCGGCCACGCGCGGCTACCCACCGTCGGTGTTCTCGAACATGCCGCAGCTGGTCGAATCGGCCGGGAATGGGGAACACCCGCGAGGCAGCATGAGCGCCATCTATACGGTGCTGGCCGAGGGCGACGACCAGCAGGACCCGGTGGTCGACTCGGCGCGCGCGATCCTCGACGGCCATATCGTGCTCACGCGCGAGCTGGCCGAGCGCGGCCACTATCCGGCGATCGACGTCGCCCAGTCGATCTCGCGCTGCATGGCGCAGGTGGTGCCGCAGGAACACGCGCTGGCCGCGCGCAAGCTGAAGGCCGCGATGGCGCGCCATGCGCGCGTGCGCGACCTGATCCCGCTCGGCGCCTACGTGCCGGGCGCCGATCCCGAGACCGACCGCGCGGTGCAGCTGCAGCCGCAGATCGAAGCCTTCCTGTGCCAGGGCACCCGCGAGGAAGCTCCCATGGATGGCTGTGTCGATGCCCTGAAAGCGATGATGGAATGA
- a CDS encoding flagellar export protein FliJ, whose translation MKREHTIRSIGTLVQLRSTQVDRLQADLASQEATRLRYQNNLERLTALAEGSGASGNARGASGAGGTPPLLSPALALNCGAYKQGVLALADSHRTDLSLHEANMAVAQGRLKDAWVRRELLGKVLVREQDAHAADKERATRKREDDIATQAWMAGKTGGQAAA comes from the coding sequence ATGAAGCGAGAACACACGATCCGCAGCATCGGCACCCTGGTGCAACTGCGTTCGACCCAGGTCGACCGCCTGCAGGCCGACCTGGCCAGCCAGGAAGCGACCCGGCTGCGCTACCAGAACAACCTGGAGCGGCTGACGGCGCTGGCCGAAGGCAGCGGCGCCTCCGGCAATGCGCGCGGCGCCAGCGGCGCCGGCGGCACCCCACCGCTGCTGTCGCCGGCGCTGGCCCTGAACTGCGGCGCCTACAAGCAGGGCGTGCTGGCCCTGGCCGACAGCCACCGCACCGACCTGTCGCTGCACGAAGCGAATATGGCGGTGGCCCAGGGCCGCCTGAAGGATGCCTGGGTCCGGCGCGAACTGCTGGGCAAGGTGCTGGTGCGCGAGCAGGATGCGCACGCGGCGGACAAGGAACGCGCCACCCGAAAGCGCGAGGACGATATCGCCACCCAGGCATGGATGGCCGGAAAAACGGGCGGCCAGGCCGCGGCTTGA
- the fliD gene encoding flagellar filament capping protein FliD yields the protein MATAISAPTYDPIPTANDLADKYIASRQQILNNQTKAATATEKALTDLNSALSAFQTSLASLTGLNKTMYAQSATFSDATLGSATASSTAAPGTYAFFVKQLAAVSQVSYSGLTDNAGVGGKLTVNMGGAAAFEVNMATADADGNGTLSTRELAAAINAAAGNDGKITASVINTGGTAELVLTSKDTGANTAITLDTSLVTGASSLAAANADPDRRRVLSLAQDAEIRVGSEDGTAIVQASNTFTAIDGVKMTFTKVQASGASPFTLTVGQDDKTTTDNVKAFIEAFNKLRNVLKTLTKPGDKANEVAGGAFAHDGGVRALNDRLTALLRPDGGESLANYGIVATRSGTLELDEDRLLAQLARNPAGLDAVIGSTAVASSGGIAGALDKYVKTWSNGVDGQIKLRREQTSTLQTRLADRQAKLDDQHKAAYDRYLKQFTQLQTMQNQMNHNVTLFDALFGNDKD from the coding sequence ATGGCAACAGCAATCAGCGCCCCAACCTACGATCCGATTCCGACCGCGAACGACCTCGCCGACAAGTACATCGCATCGCGCCAGCAAATCCTGAACAACCAGACCAAGGCGGCGACCGCCACCGAGAAGGCCCTGACCGATCTGAACTCGGCGCTGTCCGCATTCCAGACCAGCCTGGCCTCGCTCACCGGCCTGAACAAGACCATGTATGCGCAGTCGGCGACCTTCAGCGATGCCACGCTGGGCAGCGCCACCGCGTCCAGCACCGCCGCCCCTGGCACCTATGCCTTCTTCGTCAAGCAGCTGGCGGCCGTCAGCCAGGTGTCGTACTCCGGCCTGACCGACAATGCCGGCGTCGGCGGCAAGCTGACCGTGAACATGGGCGGCGCTGCCGCCTTCGAAGTGAATATGGCGACCGCCGATGCCGACGGCAACGGCACCCTGAGCACGCGCGAACTGGCCGCGGCGATCAATGCCGCCGCCGGCAACGACGGCAAGATCACCGCGTCCGTGATCAACACCGGCGGCACCGCCGAGCTGGTCCTGACCTCGAAGGACACCGGCGCCAATACCGCGATCACGCTCGACACCAGCCTGGTCACGGGCGCTTCGAGCCTGGCCGCCGCCAACGCCGACCCGGACCGGCGCCGCGTGCTGTCGCTGGCCCAGGACGCCGAGATCCGCGTCGGTTCCGAGGACGGCACCGCGATCGTCCAGGCCAGCAATACCTTCACCGCCATCGACGGCGTCAAGATGACCTTCACCAAGGTCCAGGCCAGCGGCGCCAGCCCGTTCACCCTGACCGTCGGCCAGGACGACAAGACCACCACCGACAACGTCAAGGCCTTCATCGAAGCCTTCAACAAGCTCAGGAACGTGCTCAAGACGCTGACCAAGCCCGGCGACAAGGCCAATGAAGTCGCCGGCGGCGCCTTCGCCCACGATGGCGGGGTGCGCGCGCTGAACGACCGCCTGACCGCCCTGCTGCGTCCGGACGGCGGCGAGTCGCTGGCCAACTACGGCATCGTCGCCACCCGCAGCGGCACCCTGGAACTGGACGAGGACCGCCTGCTCGCCCAGCTGGCGCGCAATCCGGCCGGCCTCGACGCGGTGATCGGCTCGACCGCCGTGGCATCGTCGGGCGGCATCGCGGGCGCCCTCGACAAGTATGTGAAGACCTGGAGCAACGGCGTCGACGGCCAGATCAAGCTGCGCCGCGAACAGACCAGCACCCTGCAGACCAGGCTGGCCGACCGCCAGGCCAAGCTCGACGATCAGCACAAGGCCGCCTACGACCGCTACCTGAAACAGTTCACGCAGCTGCAGACCATGCAGAACCAGATGAACCATAACGTGACCTTGTTCGATGCCCTGTTCGGCAACGACAAGGACTGA
- the fliS gene encoding flagellar export chaperone FliS: MSYQEAYGSYHAVNLDAQTSRASPVELVLLLTDGLLDELARARAHIVARRYEAKGKSIDKCVEIINGLSSSLDFESGGETVANLANIYEFCAIRLHGASIKLDPVMIDEVVQILTTIRQGWKGVQERNG; this comes from the coding sequence ATGTCCTATCAGGAAGCCTACGGCAGCTACCACGCCGTCAACCTGGACGCGCAAACCTCGCGCGCCTCGCCGGTCGAGCTGGTGCTGCTGCTCACCGACGGCCTGCTCGACGAACTGGCGCGCGCACGCGCCCACATCGTCGCGCGCCGCTACGAAGCCAAGGGCAAGAGCATCGACAAGTGCGTCGAGATCATCAACGGCCTGTCGAGCTCCCTCGACTTCGAGAGCGGCGGCGAGACCGTCGCCAACCTGGCGAACATCTACGAGTTCTGCGCCATCCGCCTGCACGGGGCCAGCATCAAGCTCGATCCGGTGATGATCGACGAAGTGGTGCAGATCCTCACCACCATCCGCCAGGGCTGGAAAGGCGTGCAGGAACGCAATGGATAG
- a CDS encoding flagellar hook-length control protein FliK — MNSAMNAMNAAGNTAARAAANGAPLDAAPAPADAAAPLTALAPGAAAALPQPAAQVLPFQHWIAVDGALPALDATAPGDAAAPEATPDDSASERDDDVLVAEQAVAIDAALAAMTPQVAPAALPAMMMAMPGAKPAANDGAATVTAAPAAAVAAVTDALAASEAQPAVATRAAPETPVVPLAATAPAAPRTDAAAQSLPPAPAPAAVPAASSAPAAALAADTARDGADSTPTTAAAGVTAPSQPAAARGAGSVVLAGPPTAWRQTLQEALGERLQVQLGRGAEQATIRLEPPMLGRIDISVRHSGGNLEVHIAATNTEVLRQLNTVSDNLRSDLAGRQYSNVSVSVSETPRAQGTAQAGNQPSSQPGADAGGRGRQEEQQQRQRTPGLALNDAGDAGSLFSMNDRD; from the coding sequence ATGAATAGCGCGATGAATGCCATGAACGCCGCCGGCAATACCGCCGCCAGGGCCGCCGCCAACGGCGCCCCGCTCGACGCGGCCCCGGCGCCCGCAGACGCGGCGGCGCCGTTGACCGCGCTGGCGCCGGGCGCCGCCGCGGCCCTGCCGCAGCCGGCCGCCCAGGTGCTGCCGTTCCAGCACTGGATCGCGGTCGACGGCGCCCTGCCGGCGCTGGACGCGACCGCACCAGGCGACGCCGCCGCGCCCGAGGCCACGCCCGACGACAGCGCGTCCGAGCGGGACGACGACGTCCTCGTCGCCGAGCAGGCCGTGGCGATCGACGCCGCGCTGGCCGCGATGACGCCGCAAGTCGCGCCGGCCGCGCTGCCGGCCATGATGATGGCGATGCCGGGCGCCAAGCCGGCCGCCAACGACGGCGCCGCAACGGTCACGGCGGCCCCCGCTGCCGCCGTGGCCGCCGTCACCGACGCGCTCGCAGCATCCGAGGCCCAGCCCGCGGTCGCGACCCGCGCCGCGCCGGAAACCCCGGTCGTGCCGCTGGCGGCAACCGCGCCGGCCGCGCCACGCACCGACGCCGCCGCCCAATCCTTGCCGCCGGCACCGGCACCGGCAGCGGTCCCGGCCGCATCGAGCGCGCCGGCCGCCGCGCTGGCCGCCGACACAGCGCGCGACGGCGCCGACAGCACCCCGACCACCGCCGCCGCCGGCGTGACCGCCCCGAGCCAGCCGGCCGCCGCGCGCGGCGCCGGCAGCGTGGTCCTGGCCGGTCCGCCGACCGCCTGGCGCCAGACCCTGCAGGAAGCGCTGGGCGAGCGGCTCCAGGTCCAGCTCGGCCGTGGCGCCGAACAAGCCACGATCCGCCTCGAGCCGCCGATGCTGGGCCGGATCGACATCTCGGTGCGCCACAGCGGCGGCAACCTCGAGGTGCACATCGCCGCCACCAATACCGAAGTGCTGCGCCAGCTGAACACGGTCAGCGACAACCTGCGCAGCGACCTGGCCGGACGCCAGTACAGCAACGTCTCGGTCAGTGTGAGCGAGACCCCGCGCGCCCAAGGCACCGCCCAGGCCGGCAACCAGCCGTCCAGCCAGCCGGGCGCCGACGCCGGGGGCCGCGGCCGCCAGGAAGAGCAGCAACAGCGCCAGCGCACGCCCGGCCTGGCCCTGAACGATGCCGGCGACGCCGGTTCCCTGTTTTCGATGAATGACCGCGACTAG
- a CDS encoding flagellar basal body-associated FliL family protein, which translates to MKAKLIIAFAGVAVAAAAAAGGAMWYMNPAPAAGAVAAKPAPEKKLTKYVTLDKVIVMLRRAPNEQAAHYLSVDLVLATTPAEEKETKEQLPLLRSIAVSALSARTLAEASSMSVDQYASELNKVFDANYEKENHVKPFSEVMVGKLIIE; encoded by the coding sequence ATGAAAGCAAAACTGATCATCGCATTCGCCGGCGTCGCAGTAGCGGCGGCGGCCGCCGCCGGCGGCGCCATGTGGTACATGAATCCAGCCCCCGCCGCCGGCGCCGTCGCCGCCAAGCCGGCCCCGGAGAAGAAGCTGACCAAGTACGTCACCCTGGACAAGGTGATCGTCATGCTGCGCCGCGCGCCGAACGAGCAGGCCGCGCACTACCTGTCGGTCGACCTGGTGCTGGCCACCACCCCGGCCGAGGAAAAGGAAACCAAGGAGCAACTGCCGCTGCTGCGCAGCATCGCCGTGTCGGCGCTGTCGGCGCGCACCCTGGCCGAAGCCTCGAGCATGTCGGTCGACCAGTACGCGTCCGAGCTGAACAAGGTATTCGACGCCAACTACGAAAAGGAAAACCACGTGAAGCCGTTTTCCGAAGTCATGGTCGGCAAGCTGATCATCGAGTGA
- a CDS encoding FliA/WhiG family RNA polymerase sigma factor, which produces MSDYLDVAAADYGDAATSAGMSAQEEGRHLLAYAPLVKRIARQLGSQVSGALGREDMEQIGLMGLLEALRRYGQPDTGFSSYAALRVRGAILDELRRQDWRPRAVRQESHRQRDALRALTRSLGREPNEKEAAAALGLSAEEYQQYLLDDSAEEMLSFDEVLQEAVAEAHHTPGPEEQFMVRRSLEQVLTTLNEKEQRVIQMIYEFELSYKEIAAVLDLSDARVCQLNKSALAKMKAALQRD; this is translated from the coding sequence ATGAGCGACTACCTCGACGTTGCCGCCGCCGACTACGGCGATGCGGCGACCAGCGCCGGCATGAGCGCGCAGGAGGAAGGGCGCCACCTGCTGGCCTACGCGCCGCTGGTCAAGCGCATCGCGCGCCAGCTCGGCAGCCAGGTCTCGGGCGCGCTCGGGCGCGAGGACATGGAACAGATCGGCCTGATGGGCCTGCTCGAAGCGCTGCGCCGCTACGGCCAGCCCGACACCGGTTTTTCGAGCTATGCGGCGCTGCGCGTGCGCGGCGCCATCCTCGACGAGCTGCGGCGCCAGGACTGGCGTCCGCGCGCGGTGCGCCAGGAAAGCCATCGCCAGCGCGATGCCCTGCGCGCGCTGACCCGCAGCCTGGGGCGCGAGCCGAACGAGAAGGAAGCGGCCGCGGCCCTGGGCCTGTCCGCGGAAGAGTATCAACAGTATCTGCTCGACGACAGCGCCGAGGAAATGCTGAGCTTCGATGAAGTATTGCAGGAAGCGGTCGCCGAAGCCCATCACACCCCCGGCCCGGAAGAACAGTTCATGGTGCGGCGCAGCCTGGAACAGGTGCTGACCACCCTCAACGAAAAGGAGCAGCGCGTGATCCAGATGATCTACGAGTTCGAACTGAGCTACAAGGAAATCGCCGCCGTCCTCGACCTGTCCGATGCCCGCGTCTGCCAGCTCAACAAAAGTGCGCTGGCCAAGATGAAGGCCGCGCTCCAGCGCGACTGA